In one Pungitius pungitius chromosome 13, fPunPun2.1, whole genome shotgun sequence genomic region, the following are encoded:
- the flrt3 gene encoding leucine-rich repeat transmembrane protein FLRT3 encodes MVRQCKAVILFLIRVGLLLGLANPLVTSASCPSACRCDGTFIYCNDRGLTSIPTGLPQDATVLFLQNNRIRSSGIPAELRRLSNVEKIYLYCNNLDEFPTNLPLGLKELHLQENNVRMITHSSLAQIPYIEELHLDDNSVSAVSIEEGAFRDSNHLRLLFLSRNHLSTIPSGLPTSIEELRFDDNRISSISEQSLEYLINLKRLILDGNLLNNRGIEEMALINLINLTELSLMRNSLTSPPANLPGNSLEKLQLQDNHINRIPPGAFAFLRQLYRLDLSGNNLSTLPQGVFEDLDNLTQLLLRNNPWQCTCEMKWVRDWLRSLPSKVNVRGFMCQGPDNVKGMAIKDLTTDMFDCSDSELISPYETSTVSNTLRPTQPKWPSFVTKRPVVKGPDIGRNYHSTTTSSGRKIITISVKSSTADAIHISWRVSQPMTALRLSWLKLGHSPAFGSITEAIMTRGQREYQLTALEPESSYRICMVPMETSNIYLSDETPVCIETETGSHKSHNPTTTLNREQEKEPYKNSSLPLAAIIGGAVALLAIIVLALVCWYVHRNGSLFSRNCTYNKGRRRKDDYAEAGTKKDTSILEIRETSFQMIPINHLPVSKEEFVIHTIFPPNGLTLYKSPHNENSLSNRSYRDSGIPDSDHSHS; translated from the coding sequence ATGGTGCGTCAATGCAAGGCCGttatcctcttcctcatcaggGTGGGGCTGCTGCTGGGCCTCGCTAACCCCCTGGTGACCTCTGCCTCATGTCCCTCAGCCTGCCGCTGCGACGGGACCTTCATCTACTGTAATGACCGTGGCTTGACTTCCATACCCACAGGTCTGCCCCAGGATGCTACAGTGCTCTTTTTGCAAAACAACCGCATCAGGAGTTCAGGTATCCCTGCAGAGCTCCGCAGGCTGTCAAATGTGGAGAAGATCTACCTGTACTGCAACAACCTGGATGAATTCCCCACTAACCTTCCTCTCGGACTGAAAGAGCTCCACCTCCAGGAGAACAACGTTCGGATGATTACCCATTCCTCCTTAGCCCAAATTCCCTACATTGAGGAACTTCACCTGGATGATAACTCTGTATCTGCAGTCAGCATAGAGGAGGGGGCCTTTAGGGACAGCAATCACCTCAGACTGCTTTTTCTCTCCCGAAACCACCTGAGTACAATTCCTTCAGGCCTACCCACGAGCATTGAGGAGCTCCGCTTTGATGACAACCGCATCTCCTCCATTTCAGAGCAGTCACTGGAATATCTGATCAACCTGAAGCGACTAATCCTGGATGGTAATCTGCTCAACAACCGGGGCATCGAAGAGATGGCTCTCATAAACCTGATCAACCTGACCGAGCTCTCGCTAATGAGGAACTCCTTGACTTCTCCGCCAGCCAACTTGCCGGGAAACAGTTTGGAGAAGCTGCAGCTACAAGATAATCACATCAATCGGATCCCACCTGGGGCCTTCGCCTTCCTTAGGCAGCTGTATCGCCTGGATCTGTCTGGCAACAACCTGAGCACCCTCCCACAGGGTGTATTTGAAGATCTGGACAATCTCACCCAGCTCCTGCTGCGCAACAACCCCTGGCAGTGCACGTGCGAGATGAAGTGGGTGCGTGACTGGCTGCGGTCGCTGCCGTCCAAGGTGAATGTGCGTGGCTTCATGTGCCAGGGTCCCGATAACGTGAAAGGCATGGCGATCAAAGACCTAACCACAGACATGTTTGACTGCTCCGATTCAGAACTCATCTCCCCGTATGAGACAAGCACGGTCTCCAACACTTTGCGCCCCACACAGCCCAAGTGGCCCTCGTTTGTGACTAAAAGACCTGTGGTTAAAGGGCCTGACATCGGTAGGAATTACCACAGCACGACCACGTCCTCGGGCAGGAAGATCATCACCATCAGCGTGAAGTCAAGTACTGCAGACGCAATACACATATCATGGAGGGTGTCACAGCCCATGACTGCCCTACGGCTCAGCTGGCTGAAGCTGGGACACAGCCCTGCCTTTGGCTCCATCACTGAGGCCATCATGACGAGGGGGCAGAGGGAGTACCAGCTAACGGCACTGGAGCCAGAGTCTTCCTATAGGATATGCATGGTTCCCATGGAGACCAGCAACATTTACCTGTCAGATGAGACGCCCGTGTGCATCGAGACAGAGACTGGTTCTCACAAATCACACAACCCGACTACAACTTTAAACCGAGAGCAGGAGAAAGAGCCTTACAAAAATTCCAGTCTGCCTTTGGCTGCTATCATTGGAGGGGCTGTGGCTCTTTTGGCAATAATCGTGTTGGCACTGGTGTGTTGGTACGTCCACAGGAACGGTTCACTTTTTTCCAGAAACTGCACCTACAACAAAGGCCGCCGAAGAAAGGATGACTATGCCGAGGCTGGCACGAAGAAGGACACCTCTATCCTCGAAATACGAGAGACCTCTTTTCAAATGATACCTATAAATCACCTGCCCGTGTCTAAGGAGGAGTTTGTGATACACACGATTTTCCCACCCAACGGCCTGACTTTATACAAAAGCCCACACAACGAGAACAGTCTGAGCAACAGGAGCTACAGAGACAGTGGAATACCAGATTCAGACCATTCCCATTCATGA